From the genome of Scytonema hofmannii PCC 7110, one region includes:
- a CDS encoding threo-3-hydroxy-L-aspartate ammonia-lyase has translation MSQHLAVTITDVEAAAKRLAGVAHRTPVLTSRTVSDRTHSQVFFKCENFQRTGSFKFRGAYNALSQLPKEQKQKGVLTFSSGNHAQGIALAGQLLKIPTTVAMPDDAPSVKLDATRGYGAEVILYNRKQTNREELAHNLLKEKALTLIPPYDHPHIVAGQGTAAKELIEEVGELDLLLVCCGGGGLLSGCAVATKAALPNCRIIGVEPALADDATRSFHTKTLQTVDNPDTIADGARTPSLGKITFPLVLHYVDDMVTVSEEAIVRTMFFLWERLKIVVEPTGVLAAAALLEGVVKAPGARVGVIITGGNVDLKSVTSHQ, from the coding sequence ATGTCACAGCATCTTGCCGTCACCATAACTGATGTAGAAGCCGCAGCCAAACGGTTGGCTGGTGTTGCTCACCGCACCCCCGTTCTGACCTCAAGAACTGTGAGCGATCGCACTCACTCTCAGGTATTCTTTAAATGCGAAAACTTTCAACGCACGGGGTCATTTAAGTTTAGAGGTGCATACAACGCCTTATCACAATTACCAAAAGAACAGAAACAAAAAGGTGTACTCACCTTTTCATCTGGAAATCACGCTCAAGGAATAGCACTCGCCGGACAACTCCTCAAAATTCCTACCACAGTCGCCATGCCAGATGACGCCCCATCTGTTAAACTAGACGCCACTCGCGGTTATGGTGCTGAGGTAATTTTGTATAATCGCAAGCAAACCAACAGAGAAGAATTAGCCCACAATCTACTAAAAGAAAAGGCGCTGACACTAATTCCTCCCTACGATCATCCTCATATCGTAGCGGGACAAGGTACAGCAGCCAAAGAACTCATTGAGGAAGTTGGTGAACTAGACTTACTGTTAGTGTGTTGCGGTGGTGGCGGTTTACTCTCAGGTTGCGCTGTTGCAACCAAAGCAGCTTTACCCAATTGTCGGATCATTGGAGTAGAACCAGCCCTTGCTGACGATGCAACACGTTCCTTTCACACCAAAACTTTGCAAACAGTAGACAATCCCGATACCATTGCTGATGGTGCGCGTACTCCTTCTCTAGGGAAAATTACTTTCCCATTGGTACTGCATTACGTTGATGATATGGTCACCGTATCTGAGGAAGCTATTGTTCGCACCATGTTCTTTTTATGGGAACGTCTCAAAATTGTCGTTGAACCAACTGGAGTCCTAGCCGCCGCAGCTTTATTGGAAGGTGTTGTGAAAGCACCAGGGGCTAGAGTTGGCGTAATTATTACTGGTGGTAACGTAGATTTAAAATCAGTGACCAGTCATCAGTGA
- a CDS encoding class I SAM-dependent methyltransferase codes for MNSSVNAKATLNDFQVRDGIYFPKDYEDLNSTEQKQRWDRIGKTYYGSQKIEQAEETSPLKQDYTLLTGRPGETWNKFPLNKSVDSILEIGCGYGRIPLFLSKDKNLQCQKYYGIDISEPLLRRLLKCKQEYDFFPGAEFFIICASAELLPLEDNSVDLIISNCVFMHIPEVQIRTLMVEMSRVLKPGGTFVFNHSFHNKACPSHKIHNVVRKLSPVKNAVYLKQYSADEITAMLDASGIKAKCPQYIVEPTQEYAIVPETIKGIRVPFSKAINSRLKPSSASMKETFAYGFNAYSTQLV; via the coding sequence ATGAATTCATCAGTAAATGCTAAAGCCACTCTCAATGACTTTCAAGTTAGAGATGGCATTTATTTTCCCAAAGACTACGAAGATTTGAACAGTACAGAGCAAAAACAAAGATGGGACAGAATTGGGAAAACTTACTACGGCTCTCAAAAAATTGAACAAGCTGAGGAGACATCGCCACTGAAACAAGATTACACTCTCCTCACCGGAAGACCTGGAGAGACTTGGAATAAGTTTCCGCTCAATAAATCAGTTGATTCTATTCTTGAGATTGGTTGCGGTTACGGGAGAATTCCATTGTTTTTATCAAAAGATAAGAACTTGCAATGCCAGAAATATTACGGTATTGATATTTCAGAGCCTCTACTGCGCCGTTTACTAAAGTGTAAGCAGGAGTATGATTTTTTTCCTGGAGCAGAATTTTTTATTATTTGTGCCTCGGCTGAACTGTTACCTCTAGAAGATAATTCTGTAGACTTAATCATTTCTAACTGTGTATTTATGCATATACCAGAGGTACAAATTAGAACCCTTATGGTAGAAATGTCTCGCGTCCTCAAGCCCGGAGGAACTTTTGTTTTCAATCATTCTTTCCACAATAAAGCTTGCCCATCCCATAAAATCCACAATGTTGTGAGAAAGTTAAGTCCTGTCAAAAACGCAGTGTATCTCAAACAATACTCTGCAGATGAAATTACAGCGATGTTAGATGCTTCTGGGATAAAAGCGAAGTGTCCGCAATATATTGTCGAACCAACACAAGAGTATGCTATTGTTCCAGAAACAATCAAAGGTATCCGAGTGCCTTTTTCTAAAGCAATCAACAGTCGTTTAAAACCTTCATCGGCTTCTATGAAAGAAACTTTTGCTTACGGCTTTAATGCTTATAGTACTCAACTAGTTTAA
- a CDS encoding hydroxysqualene dehydroxylase: MAEVSHSKRVVVVGAGWAGLGATYHLAKQGYDVTLLEAGSYPGGLVAGWKTAAGRSVEAGIHGFWYPYRNIFALIDELEINPFTTWTRSSQYSPLGLEVESPIFQNLPRLPTPLGTFLYTQFKRLPLIDRMSALPLLYAVIDFDNSDEAWRRYDFVTARELFKDFGVSARLYRESFEPMLLVGLFAPGEQCSAAAAIGMLYYFILAHQPDFDVVWCRGTVGEKIFRPWVERIEQAGAKVLANRRVTDLMVDSENRATGVVCGDEVFDTDAVIFAVGIAGMKKILANSPSLQSREEFRNVGNLGAIDVLATRLWFDRKIDIQRPSNACFGFDATTGWTFFDLNALHDEYRNEPGTVVEVDFYHANQFLSLENEEIVQTVQRYLTTCVPAFGEAKVSDRSVIRLPQAVSHFAPGSYRYMLPARTSFKNVFMSGDWIVNRHGSWSQEKAYVTGLEAANLVVSYLGEGSPAQIIPVEVDEAHIQLARIANRTARQIGKSILPEFWLP, from the coding sequence ATGGCAGAAGTGTCACATAGTAAACGGGTGGTAGTTGTTGGTGCGGGATGGGCTGGTTTAGGAGCAACTTACCACTTAGCCAAACAAGGGTATGACGTGACACTTTTAGAAGCAGGTTCTTATCCAGGTGGTTTGGTCGCAGGTTGGAAAACAGCAGCAGGACGTTCCGTGGAAGCGGGTATTCATGGCTTTTGGTATCCATATAGGAATATCTTTGCCTTAATCGATGAATTGGAAATTAACCCTTTTACCACTTGGACTCGTTCGTCTCAATATTCACCCTTGGGATTGGAAGTTGAATCACCGATTTTTCAAAACTTACCGCGACTCCCAACACCCTTAGGAACTTTTCTCTACACCCAGTTTAAGCGCTTGCCACTTATCGATCGCATGAGCGCCCTACCTTTACTCTACGCCGTTATCGATTTCGATAATTCCGATGAAGCATGGCGGCGTTATGACTTTGTGACAGCCCGCGAATTATTCAAAGATTTTGGTGTTTCTGCACGGCTTTACCGCGAATCTTTTGAACCCATGTTACTGGTGGGCTTGTTTGCACCTGGGGAACAATGCTCTGCAGCAGCAGCTATAGGGATGCTTTACTATTTTATCCTGGCGCATCAACCAGATTTTGACGTTGTTTGGTGTCGGGGAACTGTAGGAGAAAAAATCTTTCGCCCTTGGGTAGAACGTATAGAACAAGCTGGAGCCAAGGTACTGGCAAACCGTCGCGTCACCGACCTAATGGTTGATAGTGAGAATCGAGCAACAGGGGTTGTTTGTGGAGATGAAGTTTTTGATACCGATGCAGTGATTTTTGCTGTTGGGATCGCGGGTATGAAAAAGATTCTTGCCAACAGCCCCAGCTTGCAAAGTCGAGAAGAATTCCGCAATGTGGGCAATTTAGGAGCAATTGATGTTCTCGCAACTCGGCTGTGGTTTGACCGCAAAATTGATATTCAGCGTCCTTCCAATGCTTGTTTTGGATTTGATGCAACCACAGGCTGGACATTTTTTGATTTAAATGCATTGCATGACGAGTACCGTAACGAACCGGGAACCGTTGTTGAAGTTGATTTTTATCACGCCAATCAGTTTCTTTCGTTGGAGAATGAGGAAATTGTACAGACAGTCCAGCGTTATTTAACAACTTGCGTACCAGCATTTGGGGAAGCAAAAGTTAGCGATCGCAGTGTGATTCGTTTACCACAGGCGGTTTCTCACTTTGCTCCTGGTAGCTATCGCTATATGTTACCAGCAAGGACAAGTTTTAAAAACGTGTTTATGAGTGGTGATTGGATTGTGAACCGTCATGGTTCATGGTCGCAGGAAAAGGCTTATGTGACGGGATTGGAAGCGGCGAATTTAGTGGTTTCTTATTTGGGAGAGGGTTCGCCTGCACAAATTATACCTGTGGAGGTAGATGAGGCTCACATCCAACTGGCAAGAATTGCGAACAGAACTGCACGTCAAATTGGTAAATCGATTTTACCAGAGTTTTGGTTACCTTAA
- a CDS encoding SpvB/TcaC N-terminal domain-containing protein, with translation MLDRPSQNDKNQTTEQDKNYFAPPQAVSLPKGGGAIKGMGEKFAANPVTGTGSVSVPIATTPSRSEFAPQLSLSYDSGAGNGVFGFGWNLSLPSITRKTDKGLPRYQDLEESDVFILSGAEDLVPVLKTDGTVDETLRDGYCIRKYRPRIEGLFARIERWTKLDSGEIHWRALSKDNITTLYGKTTESRIANPSEPTHIFSWLICESYDDKGNAITYEYKAENSQGVDTAQAREHNRTSESRSANRYLKRIKYGNQVSRLLQPNVAVTDWLFEVVFDYGEHDLSNPKPDDSGEWSIRNDPFSSCRAGFEVRTYRLCQRVLMFHHFPNEANVGRDCLVRSLDFTYSYEQNPTNARNPIYSLLLSVTQTGYKRNPEGGYIQKSLPPVEFTYSEANIDEKVREVEPASLENLPQGMDGVRYQWVDLDGEGLSGILTEQGNSWFYKRNLSPVNTIQIDGSKHIEALFAPVELVLSQPAIALNNGAQFLDLAGDGQLDLVALRSPTPGFYERTHEESWEPFIAFKSLPKVDWDNPNLKFIDLDGDGRSDILITEDDCFVWHPSLAEDGFGAAERVHQPWDEEKGPRIVFFDSTQSIYLADMSGDGLTDIVRIRNGEVCYWSNLGYGRFGAKVTMDNAPWFDAPDLFDRRRIVLADIDGSGTTDILYLSGEGVQVYFNQSGNSWAAKRVLKGFPAIDSIVSVTALDLLGNGTACLVWSSPLLGSTTRVMRYIDLMGGQKPHLLIKTANNLGAETVVQYAPSTKFYLQDKLAGQPWITKLPFPVHVVERVETYDRISRNRFVTRYAYHHGYFDGVEREFRGFGMVEQWDTEEIGTIQSGEVSSDTTNLDVASFVPPIHTKTWFHNGAYLERDKISHLFVREYYQGDVLATLLPDTLLPKGLTLEEEREACRALKGSILRQEIYADDETEKSQHPYSVSEQNYTIERVQSKSVNRHAVFFVHPRETINYQYERNPVDPRVGHQVILQVDEYGNVLKSVEIGYGRRHSLLQDSEERVKQTQTLVIYNENRFTNAVQEDDDYRTPLPYESHSYELTGHGYCESDRPSLVDLLHAVQTATPLEYQMQPDGSLQKRLIEKVRTLYRKNDLSNALPLGVLESLALPYESYKLAFTSDLLAQVYGDRVTDEMLTEGGYIHSEDDSNWWIPSGRVFHHPELNASSSQELALAQEHFFLPHRFEDPFQNSTKVEYDSYDLLVTTTRDAVSNEVKAEHDYRVMQPKVTIDPNQNRAEVVFDILGMVAGSAILGKVLEGESDSGDSLDGFATDLSDEQLQAFLQQPRARAQQLLGNATTRTIYDLHRFQNSGQPVFAATIAREQHVNSSEGIDSPVQVTFVYSDGFGREVQTKVQAEPGNAPQRESNTDNPDRPGKLILENGKPKLASTDPRWVGNGRTVYNNKGKSIKQYEPFFSSTHLYESEPEMVMAGVTPILFYDPAERVVATLHPNHTFEKVVFDPWQQTTWDVNDTVLIADPKTDEDVGSFFERLPETDYLPTWYNLRTDPTKALKEWSDVDREGRAYPENAQIRTAEKSAAKKAAKHASTPTVAHLDSLGRTFLTIADNGDAGKYETRVELDIEGNQRSVMDARGRNVMTYDYDILGGRIHQVSMDAGERWILNDVMGKSIYGWDSRGHRLHHQYDALRRPTRLYVYKNLVTRLAEQIVYGEEQPNDIQLNLRGKAYQQFDGAGIVTSENYDFKGNLLSARRQFLQNYKDDVDWLEFPELESGSFSSSTTYDALNRPVILTTPDRSVIRPTYNEANLLNAIDANLQGKQENNEAIWTAFVKNINYNEKGQREIIEYGNNTQTSYEYDPKTFRLIHLLTTRSTERARLQDLRYTYDPSGNITQIIDNAQQDIYFNNQVVSPTANYVYDAIYQLIAADGREHIGQVTTPQPTWDDKFWVNLPHPNDGQAMRRYSEEYQYDAVGNIEQVIHYLGSLSNSTECTGAVAWKRTYAYDEPNEIPQNNRLTSTTVGTTVAGTIHEQYTYDAHGNMIAMPHLAEMNWDFKDQLQRVDLGGGGTAYYVYDAAGKRVRKVIERQNGTCQKERFYLDGVEVYREYDGSGETVTLERETLHILDDKQRIAVIETRTQGNDGSLIQLIRFQLSNHLSSATLELDVQGSIISYEEYYPFGSTSYQSSRSAAEVGLKRYRYTGKERDEESGLYYHGVRYYAPWLARWTSVDPAIVSGQGGQRFDQSYQYVENRPLIALDPDGGIIWFAVAGIVAIASLTIVSDANAPENEEQARNAKPSISEFEFATRTAVIGASWFTGGSAANIILKGTGSKILAGMGGGVVSGVGAPADLLVSDLFRGEMSSASDYGERTLFGIGGGLVLGGLFGAGSRVLFGPAKPPPGGFGWDNVFGKPPVPPPPPLKIWQDFLPQAEKRLADAYSKYGGRGVLNIAPRSFPNQQSELLAQELEVAQSLGVRPVRPSDPGFEEIANSGRIKWAVSEEGELLTVPHTVEGQEISHAVITSGKPVLAAGEADIAVGGGVRFGTEITPRSGHFLYGVDEATNTSILEIGRTFFKKFGIEFPK, from the coding sequence ATGCTCGATCGCCCAAGCCAAAATGATAAAAACCAAACTACAGAGCAGGATAAAAACTATTTTGCACCTCCCCAGGCTGTCTCTTTACCCAAGGGGGGCGGTGCTATTAAAGGTATGGGTGAAAAGTTTGCAGCCAACCCCGTGACTGGAACTGGCTCCGTGAGTGTGCCTATAGCTACTACTCCCAGTCGCTCTGAATTTGCTCCCCAGCTTTCGCTTTCTTATGATTCGGGTGCTGGTAATGGCGTATTTGGTTTTGGTTGGAACTTGTCCCTCCCTTCAATTACACGCAAAACAGATAAAGGTTTGCCCCGCTATCAAGATTTAGAGGAGTCTGATGTCTTTATTCTCTCTGGTGCAGAAGATTTGGTACCAGTGCTGAAAACTGATGGGACGGTGGATGAAACTCTGCGGGATGGGTATTGTATTCGCAAGTACCGTCCTCGGATTGAGGGACTATTTGCACGAATTGAACGCTGGACAAAATTAGATTCGGGAGAAATTCACTGGCGAGCGCTCTCCAAAGATAACATTACGACGCTGTACGGCAAGACCACAGAAAGCCGCATTGCCAACCCTAGCGAACCAACGCATATTTTTAGCTGGCTGATTTGTGAAAGCTACGATGATAAGGGTAATGCCATCACCTACGAATACAAGGCAGAAAATTCGCAGGGTGTGGATACAGCACAAGCACGCGAACACAATCGTACCTCAGAAAGTCGTTCTGCCAACCGTTATCTGAAGCGAATTAAATATGGAAATCAAGTTTCTCGTCTGCTTCAGCCTAATGTCGCAGTGACAGATTGGCTGTTTGAAGTGGTATTTGACTACGGAGAACACGATTTAAGTAACCCCAAACCGGATGACTCTGGAGAGTGGTCAATTCGCAACGATCCGTTTTCCTCTTGTCGGGCTGGTTTTGAAGTTCGCACCTATCGCCTTTGCCAAAGAGTGTTGATGTTTCATCACTTTCCGAATGAAGCAAATGTTGGGCGAGATTGTTTGGTGCGATCGCTAGACTTTACTTATTCCTACGAACAAAATCCTACCAATGCCCGCAATCCTATTTACTCATTATTACTTTCAGTAACGCAGACGGGATACAAACGAAATCCTGAAGGCGGTTATATTCAGAAATCTTTACCTCCTGTGGAATTTACTTACAGTGAAGCTAATATTGATGAGAAGGTACGTGAAGTCGAGCCAGCCAGTCTAGAAAATCTGCCCCAAGGGATGGATGGCGTGCGGTATCAGTGGGTCGATTTGGATGGAGAAGGATTGTCGGGGATTTTGACCGAGCAAGGTAATAGTTGGTTTTATAAGCGCAATCTCAGCCCAGTGAATACCATCCAAATTGATGGTTCTAAGCATATTGAAGCACTCTTTGCTCCAGTTGAGTTAGTCCTCAGTCAACCTGCGATCGCTCTCAATAATGGCGCACAATTTCTCGATCTAGCAGGGGATGGTCAACTTGACTTGGTAGCTTTACGCAGTCCAACTCCCGGTTTTTACGAACGGACTCATGAGGAAAGTTGGGAACCATTTATTGCCTTTAAGTCTTTACCTAAAGTGGATTGGGATAACCCGAATTTGAAGTTTATCGATCTTGATGGAGATGGACGCAGCGACATTCTAATTACAGAAGATGATTGTTTTGTTTGGCATCCATCCTTAGCAGAAGATGGGTTTGGAGCAGCAGAACGGGTACATCAACCTTGGGATGAGGAGAAAGGACCTCGTATCGTGTTTTTTGACAGTACTCAGTCAATTTACTTGGCGGATATGTCGGGGGATGGGCTGACGGATATTGTGCGAATTCGTAACGGGGAGGTATGTTATTGGTCTAACTTGGGCTATGGACGGTTTGGGGCAAAAGTGACCATGGATAATGCCCCCTGGTTTGATGCACCCGATTTGTTCGATCGACGTCGGATTGTGTTGGCGGATATTGATGGTTCTGGGACAACGGATATTCTGTACCTGAGTGGAGAAGGGGTACAAGTCTATTTCAATCAGTCGGGGAACAGTTGGGCAGCAAAGCGAGTTTTGAAAGGTTTTCCTGCGATCGATAGTATTGTTTCGGTAACTGCGCTTGACTTGTTAGGGAATGGGACAGCTTGTTTGGTGTGGTCTTCGCCATTACTGGGAAGTACAACCCGTGTCATGCGGTATATCGATTTGATGGGTGGACAAAAGCCTCACCTGTTGATTAAGACAGCAAACAACTTAGGTGCAGAAACTGTTGTGCAGTATGCACCTTCTACTAAGTTCTACTTGCAAGACAAGTTGGCGGGTCAGCCTTGGATTACAAAATTGCCTTTCCCGGTGCATGTGGTGGAGCGAGTGGAGACTTACGATCGCATCAGCCGCAATCGCTTTGTGACTCGTTACGCCTATCACCACGGTTACTTCGATGGCGTGGAGCGAGAATTTCGTGGCTTTGGTATGGTGGAGCAGTGGGATACAGAGGAGATTGGAACAATTCAATCTGGAGAGGTATCATCTGACACTACTAATCTGGATGTAGCTTCTTTTGTTCCACCTATCCATACCAAGACTTGGTTTCACAATGGAGCATATCTCGAACGGGACAAAATTTCGCACTTGTTTGTTCGTGAGTATTACCAGGGAGATGTCCTAGCGACACTACTACCAGATACGCTATTGCCAAAAGGTTTGACGTTGGAAGAAGAGCGAGAAGCGTGTCGAGCGTTGAAAGGGTCTATCTTGCGACAAGAGATTTATGCTGATGATGAAACAGAGAAAAGTCAGCATCCCTACAGTGTTTCAGAGCAGAATTACACGATCGAGCGAGTGCAGTCAAAGAGTGTAAATCGTCACGCAGTTTTCTTTGTCCATCCACGCGAGACAATCAATTACCAATACGAGCGCAATCCAGTCGATCCGCGTGTCGGTCATCAGGTCATCTTACAGGTTGATGAATATGGCAATGTTTTGAAGTCTGTAGAGATCGGATATGGACGGCGTCATTCATTGTTACAAGATTCTGAAGAGCGAGTCAAACAAACCCAAACGCTGGTTATTTATAACGAGAATCGATTCACCAATGCAGTCCAAGAAGACGATGATTATCGCACACCACTACCCTATGAATCCCACAGTTACGAGCTAACGGGACATGGGTATTGTGAGAGCGATCGCCCCTCGTTAGTCGATCTATTGCACGCAGTTCAAACGGCTACTCCTCTGGAGTACCAAATGCAACCAGATGGCAGTTTGCAGAAACGATTGATTGAAAAAGTACGAACGCTTTATCGCAAGAACGACCTCTCGAATGCTCTTCCACTGGGCGTGCTGGAATCACTCGCATTGCCTTACGAAAGTTACAAGTTGGCATTTACAAGCGATTTGCTAGCACAGGTGTATGGCGATCGCGTCACGGATGAAATGCTGACTGAAGGTGGCTATATTCACAGCGAAGATGATTCTAACTGGTGGATTCCATCTGGGCGAGTTTTTCATCATCCAGAACTCAATGCAAGTTCTTCCCAGGAATTAGCCCTTGCCCAAGAGCACTTTTTCCTACCCCATCGCTTTGAAGACCCCTTCCAAAATAGCACAAAGGTTGAATATGACAGTTACGATCTGCTAGTGACAACAACTCGTGATGCTGTCAGCAATGAAGTCAAAGCCGAGCATGACTACCGCGTAATGCAGCCCAAGGTCACGATTGACCCAAACCAAAACCGGGCTGAAGTTGTGTTCGATATCCTGGGAATGGTGGCGGGTAGTGCGATCTTGGGTAAAGTTCTTGAAGGTGAGTCAGATAGTGGTGATTCATTGGATGGGTTTGCTACAGATTTAAGTGACGAACAACTGCAAGCTTTTCTGCAACAGCCAAGAGCAAGAGCACAGCAGCTTTTGGGTAATGCAACAACCCGCACCATTTACGATTTACATCGCTTTCAGAATTCGGGTCAACCTGTGTTTGCAGCAACTATTGCTCGCGAACAACACGTCAATTCATCCGAAGGAATAGATTCTCCCGTTCAAGTGACGTTTGTTTATTCCGATGGCTTTGGGCGGGAAGTGCAGACAAAAGTACAGGCAGAACCGGGAAATGCACCACAACGAGAATCGAATACAGATAATCCCGATAGACCTGGCAAATTAATTTTAGAAAATGGTAAGCCCAAATTGGCATCAACCGATCCTCGTTGGGTAGGAAATGGGCGCACAGTTTATAACAACAAAGGCAAATCCATCAAACAATACGAACCCTTTTTCAGTTCGACTCATTTGTATGAATCAGAACCAGAAATGGTGATGGCTGGGGTGACGCCTATTTTGTTTTACGATCCGGCGGAACGGGTTGTCGCAACACTCCATCCCAATCACACCTTTGAAAAGGTTGTGTTCGATCCTTGGCAGCAAACTACTTGGGATGTAAATGATACGGTGTTAATAGCCGATCCAAAAACGGATGAGGATGTCGGTAGCTTTTTTGAGCGGTTGCCAGAAACAGATTATTTACCAACCTGGTATAACTTACGCACCGATCCAACAAAGGCTTTAAAAGAATGGTCTGATGTGGATCGGGAAGGACGTGCTTATCCTGAAAATGCCCAAATTCGCACTGCTGAAAAATCAGCTGCAAAGAAAGCAGCCAAGCACGCTAGCACTCCAACAGTTGCTCATTTAGATTCGCTGGGACGCACGTTTTTGACGATCGCCGATAATGGCGATGCAGGTAAATATGAAACTCGTGTTGAACTGGATATTGAAGGCAATCAGCGATCTGTAATGGATGCCCGTGGGCGCAATGTCATGACCTATGACTATGACATACTGGGTGGGCGGATTCATCAGGTGAGTATGGATGCAGGCGAACGGTGGATACTCAACGATGTCATGGGTAAGTCTATTTATGGCTGGGATAGTCGAGGGCATAGACTGCACCATCAGTATGATGCTCTGCGCCGTCCAACACGGTTATACGTGTATAAAAATTTAGTAACACGATTGGCAGAACAGATTGTCTACGGTGAAGAACAGCCAAATGACATCCAACTCAATTTGCGAGGAAAAGCTTATCAACAGTTTGATGGGGCAGGTATTGTTACTAGTGAAAATTATGACTTCAAAGGGAATTTGTTAAGTGCTCGTCGCCAGTTCTTACAGAACTACAAAGATGATGTTGACTGGTTGGAATTTCCTGAATTGGAAAGTGGCTCCTTTAGCAGCAGTACCACTTATGATGCTCTCAACCGTCCTGTCATATTGACTACACCAGACCGGAGTGTGATTCGACCCACTTATAACGAAGCGAATTTATTGAATGCGATCGATGCTAATTTGCAGGGTAAACAGGAAAATAATGAAGCCATCTGGACAGCTTTTGTAAAAAATATTAATTACAACGAAAAAGGTCAACGAGAAATTATTGAATATGGTAACAATACACAAACCAGTTATGAATACGATCCAAAAACATTTCGGCTAATTCATTTATTAACAACTCGTTCAACAGAGCGCGCGCGATTGCAAGATTTGCGGTATACCTACGACCCATCTGGCAATATTACCCAAATTATCGATAACGCTCAACAAGATATCTATTTTAATAACCAGGTTGTTTCACCAACAGCCAACTATGTTTACGACGCAATCTATCAGTTAATTGCTGCAGATGGACGCGAACATATTGGACAAGTCACTACACCTCAACCTACCTGGGATGACAAATTTTGGGTGAATTTGCCCCATCCTAACGATGGGCAAGCGATGCGTCGTTACAGTGAAGAATATCAATATGATGCTGTTGGTAATATTGAGCAAGTTATCCATTATTTAGGAAGTTTATCTAATTCAACAGAGTGTACTGGAGCAGTTGCTTGGAAGCGCACTTACGCTTACGACGAACCAAACGAAATCCCCCAAAATAATCGTTTAACCAGCACAACAGTAGGAACTACGGTAGCAGGAACAATTCACGAGCAATACACCTATGATGCACATGGCAATATGATTGCTATGCCGCATTTAGCAGAGATGAATTGGGACTTTAAAGACCAGTTGCAACGAGTAGATTTAGGTGGTGGTGGCACTGCTTACTATGTGTATGATGCAGCAGGAAAACGAGTTCGCAAAGTGATTGAGCGACAAAATGGGACTTGTCAAAAAGAGCGGTTTTATCTGGATGGAGTTGAGGTCTATCGAGAATATGACGGAAGTGGAGAAACAGTTACACTAGAACGTGAAACACTACACATTTTGGATGACAAACAGCGTATTGCTGTAATTGAAACCCGCACTCAGGGTAATGATGGTTCGCTCATTCAACTCATCCGCTTCCAACTCAGTAACCACCTCAGTTCTGCAACACTAGAATTGGATGTTCAAGGTTCAATCATTTCCTATGAAGAGTACTATCCCTTTGGTAGCACATCCTATCAGTCCAGTAGAAGTGCCGCAGAAGTCGGGTTAAAACGTTATCGCTACACAGGTAAAGAGCGGGATGAAGAAAGTGGACTGTACTATCATGGGGTAAGATATTACGCACCATGGTTGGCACGATGGACGAGTGTTGACCCAGCAATTGTTTCTGGGCAAGGGGGGCAAAGATTCGATCAATCATATCAATATGTTGAAAATCGACCATTAATTGCGTTAGATCCTGATGGAGGTATTATTTGGTTTGCAGTAGCAGGTATTGTAGCAATAGCATCCTTAACAATTGTTAGCGATGCCAATGCACCAGAAAATGAAGAACAGGCGCGTAACGCTAAGCCGAGTATCTCTGAATTTGAGTTTGCAACTCGGACTGCTGTAATTGGTGCATCATGGTTTACTGGGGGTAGTGCTGCAAATATAATTCTCAAAGGTACTGGCTCGAAAATCCTTGCAGGTATGGGAGGTGGAGTCGTCAGTGGAGTAGGAGCACCAGCAGATCTTCTTGTATCGGATCTATTTCGCGGTGAAATGAGTTCTGCTTCCGACTACGGTGAGCGCACTCTTTTCGGAATAGGTGGAGGATTAGTGTTAGGAGGATTGTTTGGAGCGGGATCTCGAGTACTCTTTGGTCCTGCAAAACCACCGCCAGGTGGTTTTGGGTGGGATAACGTTTTCGGAAAACCGCCAGTACCACCACCACCACCTCTAAAAATCTGGCAAGATTTCCTCCCACAGGCGGAAAAACGACTTGCTGATGCCTATAGCAAATACGGTGGTAGAGGTGTCTTAAACATAGCACCAAGATCTTTTCCCAATCAACAGTCTGAGCTACTTGCACAAGAACTGGAAGTAGCACAAAGCTTAGGTGTTAGACCTGTAAGACCATCAGATCCTGGTTTTGAGGAAATAGCAAATTCAGGAAGAATAAAATGGGCTGTTTCTGAAGAGGGAGAGCTATTGACCGTTCCACACACCGTTGAAGGGCAGGAAATTTCTCATGCTGTAATCACTAGTGGAAAACCTGTACTTGCCGCCGGTGAAGCTGATATTGCAGTAGGTGGAGGAGTACGTTTTGGAACAGAAATTACACCACGCAGTGGACATTTCCTTTATGGAGTAGATGAAGCAACAAATACAAGCATATTAGAGATTGGAAGAACATTTTTCAAAAAATTTGGAATCGAGTTTCCTAAATGA